A stretch of Trueperaceae bacterium DNA encodes these proteins:
- a CDS encoding ion transporter, producing MSVRERVGTVIFETDTPAGRAFDVALLVAIVASVALVVLESVAGVRERWLRELRILEWGFTAAFTLEYVVRIGSARRRARYVRSFYGVIDLLAILPTYLSLVVAGSQYLAVVRALRLLRVFRVLKAMRFVGQANVLGAALRASREKITVFLFTVLTLVLILGSAMYLVEGPAHGFDDIPTATYWAIVTLTTVGYGDIAPGTAAGKALAAGVMILGYSIIAVPTGIVTSEITRASAPRIREARCPTCGVGGHAVDATYCRACGAPLDGAPPHEEEAT from the coding sequence GTGAGCGTCCGCGAGCGGGTGGGCACCGTCATCTTCGAGACCGACACGCCGGCGGGGCGCGCGTTCGACGTCGCGCTCCTCGTCGCGATCGTCGCGAGCGTCGCGCTGGTGGTGCTGGAGAGCGTCGCGGGCGTCCGAGAACGCTGGTTGCGGGAACTGCGCATCCTGGAGTGGGGGTTCACGGCGGCGTTCACGCTCGAGTACGTCGTGCGCATCGGGTCGGCGCGGCGCCGCGCGCGGTACGTCCGCAGTTTCTACGGGGTGATCGACCTGTTGGCGATCCTCCCGACCTACCTCAGCCTCGTGGTGGCGGGCTCGCAGTACCTGGCGGTGGTGCGGGCGTTGCGGTTGTTGCGGGTGTTCCGGGTCCTCAAGGCGATGCGGTTCGTGGGGCAGGCCAACGTCCTGGGGGCGGCGCTCCGCGCGAGCCGCGAGAAGATCACCGTCTTCCTGTTCACGGTCCTGACGTTGGTGTTGATCCTCGGGTCGGCCATGTACCTCGTCGAGGGGCCGGCGCACGGCTTCGACGACATCCCGACCGCGACGTACTGGGCGATCGTGACCCTCACGACCGTCGGGTACGGCGACATCGCGCCCGGCACCGCGGCCGGCAAGGCGCTGGCGGCGGGGGTGATGATCCTGGGCTACAGCATCATCGCGGTGCCGACCGGCATCGTGACGAGCGAGATCACGCGGGCGTCCGCGCCGCGCATCCGCGAGGCGCGCTGCCCGACCTGCGGGGTCGGGGGGCACGCGGTGGACGCGACCTACTGCCGGGCGTGCGGCGCGCCGCTGGACGGCGCGCCGCCCCACGAGGAGGAGGCGACGTGA